A single Streptomyces mirabilis DNA region contains:
- a CDS encoding helix-turn-helix transcriptional regulator has translation MNLPELAAFLRSRRDRIRPADVGLPAGPRRRVPGLRREEVAQLAGLSADYYTELERGRGAQPSSQTLAALARALRLGGDQRDHLFHLADRPLPASALGASARHVQPALLGLLDRLGTTPAQVITDLHETLVQNELAAALLGRAPEPRGPATGFAYRWFMDPAARAVYPPEDHPHHSRVFVADLQAVAARRGRDTEVAGMTAALRRRSAEFAALWDTHDVGLRRTDHKRIVHPALGVIELDCHSLFSEDGRQRLLWFTAPPGTEGAAQLELLGVIGTQDMVATEGASRTEGGVHTG, from the coding sequence GTGAACCTTCCCGAGCTTGCGGCGTTCCTCAGGTCCCGGCGTGATCGGATCCGGCCGGCCGACGTCGGCCTGCCCGCCGGGCCCCGGCGCCGGGTGCCCGGCCTGCGGCGCGAGGAGGTTGCGCAACTGGCGGGCCTGTCGGCCGACTATTACACCGAGCTGGAGCGTGGACGCGGCGCCCAGCCGTCGTCCCAGACACTGGCCGCCCTCGCCCGGGCCCTGCGGCTGGGCGGCGACCAGCGTGACCACCTGTTCCATCTCGCCGACCGGCCGCTGCCCGCATCGGCGCTCGGCGCGAGCGCGCGGCACGTCCAGCCCGCTCTGCTCGGGCTGCTGGACCGGCTGGGCACCACCCCGGCCCAGGTCATCACCGACCTGCACGAGACCCTCGTCCAGAACGAGTTGGCCGCGGCACTGCTCGGCCGGGCTCCAGAGCCGCGCGGCCCGGCCACCGGCTTCGCGTACCGCTGGTTCATGGATCCGGCCGCCCGCGCGGTCTACCCGCCCGAGGACCATCCGCACCACTCACGGGTCTTCGTCGCTGACCTGCAGGCAGTTGCCGCCCGCCGGGGCCGCGACACCGAGGTCGCCGGGATGACGGCCGCACTGCGGCGGCGCAGCGCGGAGTTCGCTGCCCTGTGGGACACCCATGACGTCGGCCTGCGCCGCACCGATCACAAGCGCATCGTGCACCCCGCGCTGGGCGTCATCGAGTTGGACTGCCACAGTCTGTTCAGCGAGGACGGCCGCCAGCGCCTCCTGTGGTTCACGGCACCGCCCGGTACCGAGGGCGCCGCTCAGCTTGAGCTGCTCGGCGTCATCGGCACGCAGGACATGGTGGCGACCGAGGGCGCCTCCCGCACCGAGGGCGGCGTCCACACGGGCTGA
- a CDS encoding TetR/AcrR family transcriptional regulator translates to MGRRPQPHIKERLLDACADHALAHGLPDRLEPPATATGTSARMLIYHFGTRDALLRAVLGHARQRQLDTFGDLLRVRPDEPYTATLNRAWTSITGPDGRPYLRMFGQLRESAEQQLWPNPGEEAWGRCCRTDRADNFEICHSLSACCSVNV, encoded by the coding sequence GTGGGCAGACGACCGCAACCGCACATCAAGGAGAGGCTGCTCGATGCCTGCGCTGATCACGCCCTCGCGCACGGCCTCCCCGACCGGCTCGAACCGCCGGCCACCGCCACCGGCACCTCAGCCCGCATGCTGATTTATCACTTCGGCACCCGCGACGCCCTGCTGCGGGCCGTCCTCGGGCACGCGCGGCAACGCCAACTCGACACATTCGGCGACCTCCTGCGGGTGCGACCCGACGAGCCCTACACGGCCACCCTGAACCGCGCCTGGACCTCCATCACCGGCCCGGACGGGCGGCCGTACCTGCGGATGTTCGGTCAGCTGCGCGAGAGTGCGGAGCAGCAGTTGTGGCCCAACCCAGGCGAGGAAGCCTGGGGCCGCTGCTGTCGTACGGACAGGGCTGACAACTTCGAGATATGCCACTCGCTTTCGGCGTGCTGCAGCGTGAACGTGTAG
- a CDS encoding alpha/beta fold hydrolase, protein MRVVFVHGACVRDGSWWWHRTAGLLQEQGVQSVAPALPSCGEAGPPGGVGGPGLSEDVAAVRQVLQDSEEPTVVVAHSYGGIITAEAAAGIGSVRHLLLVSSYLPEVGQSLSDFGDGSPAPFLDVDPDAGTFGVRPELLVDTFLQDCDSEVQEQAADHLARQSAQVTGQPVGAAAWQQVPSTYLVCTQDRGTPPRLQREFARRAGSVVELEAGHHPFLSQPAAVRDLLLSL, encoded by the coding sequence ATGAGGGTCGTGTTCGTGCATGGGGCGTGCGTGCGGGACGGGTCGTGGTGGTGGCACCGCACCGCCGGGCTGCTGCAGGAGCAAGGGGTGCAGAGCGTGGCTCCTGCGCTGCCGAGCTGCGGCGAGGCGGGCCCGCCCGGCGGCGTCGGCGGTCCGGGGCTGTCCGAGGATGTTGCCGCGGTGCGGCAGGTGCTGCAGGACAGCGAGGAGCCGACCGTCGTGGTCGCCCACAGCTACGGCGGCATCATCACCGCGGAAGCCGCTGCGGGAATCGGGTCGGTACGCCACCTGTTGCTGGTCTCCAGCTACCTGCCCGAGGTCGGGCAGAGCCTTTCGGATTTCGGGGACGGCAGCCCCGCCCCGTTCCTCGACGTCGACCCCGACGCCGGCACGTTCGGGGTCCGCCCCGAGCTGCTCGTGGACACGTTCTTGCAGGACTGCGATTCTGAGGTCCAGGAGCAGGCGGCGGACCACCTCGCCCGGCAGAGCGCGCAGGTGACCGGGCAGCCGGTCGGGGCGGCCGCATGGCAGCAGGTGCCCTCGACGTATCTCGTCTGCACTCAGGACCGCGGCACCCCGCCGCGCCTGCAGCGCGAGTTCGCCCGCCGGGCCGGGAGCGTCGTCGAACTCGAGGCCGGCCACCACCCGTTCCTGTCCCAGCCCGCCGCGGTCCGGGACCTGCTGCTGAGCCTGTGA
- a CDS encoding FAD-dependent oxidoreductase, translating to MSDLHVIIAGGGLGGLALAQGLRQAGISVAVYEKDSTAAFRNQGYRIRINSDGITALRAVLTPQAYEVFAATATPGSRMNVFDHQLNLLHAQELPPVPDLPGGGHLAVNRMTLRQILLSGLDKAVRYGAQLTHYDTARSGSVTAHFADGTSATGDVLIGADGVNSAARRQYLPQAQVVDAGLRLLYGKVPFAGDQARALVPPELLGLWTTVIGPDKRFVGLAPVQYREPLHQATARLASDIELSDDSDYLACVFGTRREQIPCTDEEFFAMNGAELRALTLSLVGGWHPGLVEIVSRQDPASIFPVSVRTSVPVATWETTAVTLLGDAIHVMSPAIGVGANTALRDARVLTARLVQAAGGLPLAEALHAYEEEMIGYGFDAVRESAARGHNLVGQDPLPSTGV from the coding sequence GTGTCGGATCTGCATGTCATCATCGCCGGGGGCGGGCTGGGCGGCCTGGCCCTCGCGCAGGGGCTTCGCCAGGCGGGGATCAGCGTCGCGGTGTACGAGAAGGACTCCACCGCGGCCTTCCGCAACCAGGGCTACCGCATCCGCATCAACTCCGACGGCATCACCGCGCTCAGGGCGGTGCTGACGCCGCAGGCCTACGAGGTGTTCGCGGCTACCGCCACCCCCGGGTCGCGCATGAACGTGTTCGACCACCAGCTGAACCTGCTGCACGCCCAGGAACTCCCGCCCGTCCCGGACCTGCCCGGCGGCGGGCACCTGGCGGTCAACCGCATGACGCTGCGGCAGATCCTGTTGTCCGGCCTGGACAAGGCGGTGCGCTACGGTGCCCAGCTGACCCACTACGACACCGCCCGGTCGGGCTCGGTGACCGCGCACTTCGCGGACGGCACCAGCGCCACGGGCGATGTCCTGATCGGCGCCGACGGGGTCAACTCGGCCGCCCGGAGGCAGTACCTGCCCCAGGCTCAGGTCGTCGACGCCGGACTGCGGCTGCTCTACGGCAAGGTCCCGTTCGCCGGTGACCAGGCCCGAGCCCTGGTCCCGCCCGAACTGCTCGGACTGTGGACCACCGTCATCGGCCCGGACAAGCGCTTCGTAGGACTCGCTCCCGTGCAGTACCGCGAGCCCCTGCACCAGGCGACGGCCCGGCTGGCTTCCGACATCGAGCTCAGCGACGACAGCGACTACCTCGCGTGCGTCTTCGGCACCCGACGTGAGCAGATTCCTTGCACGGACGAGGAGTTCTTCGCGATGAACGGCGCGGAACTACGGGCGCTCACGCTCTCCCTGGTGGGGGGATGGCACCCGGGACTGGTCGAGATCGTGTCCCGTCAGGACCCCGCCTCGATCTTCCCGGTCTCGGTGCGCACCAGCGTGCCCGTCGCGACGTGGGAGACCACCGCGGTCACCCTGCTGGGCGACGCCATCCACGTCATGAGCCCTGCCATCGGCGTTGGCGCGAACACCGCACTCCGTGACGCGCGGGTACTGACCGCTCGACTCGTTCAGGCCGCGGGTGGTCTGCCGTTGGCCGAGGCTCTGCACGCGTACGAGGAAGAGATGATCGGCTACGGCTTCGACGCCGTGCGCGAATCGGCCGCCCGCGGACACAACCTGGTGGGACAGGACCCGCTGCCCTCCACAGGGGTGTAG
- a CDS encoding SpoIIE family protein phosphatase, translating to MHQLIGRMRSWRGLPTVAGQVFLLQAILILALAAAAVATLMFQYRADAEREARDRSLAVASAVAASPTVRQALSSPNPTAVLQPQAEETRRRTAVDFVVVMSPAGIRYTHPNPAQIGRRYIGSIAAAQHGGIVTETTAGTLGPSVRTVVPVTTGGGRVIGLVAAGITVKQVSLAAERQVPLVLGATGVVLSAATGGTALISRRLRRQTHGLGPTQMTRMYEHHDAVLHTVREGVLIVDSQGRLLLANDEARRLLGLRADGDGRPVTDLGLEPKAEQLLLSGRATTDEVIEVGDRILAVSQRPMAQQPGLGGWVATLRDTTELSALMGRVEVVQERLKLLYDAGIRIGTTLDVTHTAQELAAFAVPRFADYVTVDLVDAVLRGDEPNPLRAAELRRVAVDGIRKDAPLYPPGELIHFDPSTPQASSFGSEQIVLEADLAAFSGWQVQDPDRARRLVAYGIHSMIAAPLRARGVILGMATFWRSKEPTSFTQEDLSLAEELVARAAVSIENARRFTREHTMAVTLQRSLLPHALPEQSAVDVAHRYLPAEAGLGGVGGDWFDVIPLPGARVAIVVGDVVGHGLHAAATMGQLRTAVHNFSTLDLPPDELLWHLDELVTRIDQDRDGDGETPTLTGATCLYAIYDPISRLCTMARAGHLEPIIVRPDGHADLPGVPAGPPLGLGGLPYERTEILLPEGTAIVLYTDGLIEDRQRDIDEGIERLRRAVAHAGQTSDQVCRAAMDAMVRVAPRDDVALIVASTRLLDGSRTASWDVPSDPSAVAGVRAAATRLLGDWGMEEEAFTLELILSELVTNAIRHATGPIGVRLIRDRSLICEVSDGSSVSPHLRRATTMDEGGRGLFLVAQFADRWGTRYTSGGKVIWTEQQLSARDQPTEQAPPTAPPPA from the coding sequence ATGCATCAGCTGATCGGGCGTATGCGGTCCTGGCGTGGGCTGCCCACCGTCGCGGGCCAGGTATTCCTCCTGCAGGCCATTTTGATCCTGGCCCTTGCCGCAGCGGCGGTCGCCACCCTGATGTTCCAGTACCGGGCCGACGCCGAGCGCGAGGCCCGCGACCGGTCACTGGCCGTTGCCTCGGCAGTCGCCGCCTCCCCCACCGTGCGACAGGCGTTGTCCAGCCCGAATCCGACCGCCGTGCTTCAGCCGCAGGCCGAAGAAACCCGTCGACGCACCGCCGTGGACTTCGTCGTCGTGATGAGTCCCGCGGGCATCCGCTACACCCATCCGAACCCCGCGCAGATCGGGCGGCGCTACATCGGCAGCATCGCGGCAGCGCAGCACGGCGGGATCGTCACCGAAACGACTGCCGGGACGCTGGGCCCCTCGGTCCGCACCGTCGTTCCCGTCACCACAGGTGGGGGGAGGGTCATCGGTCTCGTCGCCGCGGGCATCACGGTCAAGCAGGTGAGCCTGGCAGCCGAGCGGCAGGTGCCACTCGTCCTGGGGGCAACCGGCGTGGTGCTCTCGGCGGCCACCGGGGGAACAGCACTGATCAGCAGGCGCCTGCGTCGTCAGACACACGGCCTCGGCCCGACGCAGATGACCCGTATGTACGAGCACCACGATGCTGTTCTGCACACGGTGCGGGAGGGTGTTCTGATCGTCGATTCCCAGGGTCGTCTGTTGCTGGCCAATGACGAAGCACGGCGCCTGCTCGGGCTGAGGGCCGACGGGGACGGCCGGCCCGTCACGGATCTGGGGCTCGAACCGAAGGCCGAGCAGCTTCTCCTGTCGGGCAGGGCGACCACGGACGAGGTCATCGAGGTGGGCGACCGGATCCTGGCCGTCAGCCAACGCCCCATGGCGCAGCAGCCCGGGCTGGGAGGCTGGGTCGCCACGCTGCGCGACACAACCGAACTCAGCGCGCTGATGGGCCGGGTGGAAGTAGTCCAGGAACGGCTCAAACTGCTGTACGACGCCGGTATACGCATCGGCACCACCCTCGACGTGACCCACACGGCTCAGGAACTGGCGGCGTTCGCCGTGCCCAGGTTCGCCGACTACGTCACCGTCGACCTGGTCGATGCCGTGCTGCGCGGCGACGAACCGAACCCATTGCGTGCAGCGGAACTACGTCGCGTCGCAGTGGACGGCATACGCAAGGATGCGCCGCTCTACCCTCCTGGTGAGCTCATCCATTTCGACCCGTCAACACCGCAGGCATCCAGCTTCGGTTCCGAGCAGATCGTGCTGGAGGCCGACCTGGCAGCCTTCTCCGGCTGGCAGGTACAGGACCCCGACCGAGCTCGCAGACTGGTGGCATACGGCATCCACTCCATGATCGCCGCTCCCCTGCGAGCCCGCGGAGTGATTCTCGGCATGGCGACGTTCTGGCGTTCCAAGGAGCCGACATCGTTCACTCAGGAAGACCTCTCGCTCGCAGAGGAACTGGTCGCCCGCGCGGCGGTGAGTATCGAGAACGCCCGTCGCTTCACCCGCGAGCACACCATGGCGGTCACGCTGCAGCGCAGCCTTCTGCCGCATGCGCTCCCCGAGCAGAGCGCGGTCGACGTGGCGCACCGCTATCTTCCGGCAGAGGCAGGACTCGGCGGTGTCGGCGGTGACTGGTTCGACGTCATACCCCTCCCCGGAGCCCGCGTCGCCATCGTGGTGGGCGACGTTGTGGGGCACGGACTGCACGCCGCCGCCACCATGGGACAACTGCGCACCGCCGTCCACAACTTCTCCACGCTCGACCTGCCACCTGACGAACTGCTCTGGCACCTGGACGAACTTGTCACCCGCATCGACCAGGACCGGGACGGCGACGGTGAAACACCGACACTCACGGGCGCCACCTGCCTGTACGCGATCTACGACCCGATCTCCCGTCTCTGCACCATGGCCAGGGCGGGCCATCTGGAACCCATCATCGTGCGCCCGGACGGGCATGCGGACCTGCCCGGCGTACCGGCCGGCCCGCCGTTGGGGCTGGGAGGACTGCCCTACGAAAGGACAGAGATACTTCTGCCCGAGGGCACCGCCATCGTCCTCTACACCGACGGCCTGATCGAAGACCGGCAGCGTGACATCGATGAAGGCATCGAGCGTCTGCGTCGTGCTGTTGCACACGCCGGGCAAACGTCGGACCAGGTGTGCCGTGCAGCGATGGATGCCATGGTCCGCGTAGCGCCACGCGACGACGTAGCCCTGATTGTCGCCAGCACTCGGCTGCTCGACGGCAGTCGCACCGCGTCCTGGGACGTACCGTCCGACCCCTCGGCCGTTGCCGGCGTGCGTGCTGCCGCCACCCGGCTCCTGGGCGACTGGGGTATGGAAGAGGAAGCGTTCACTCTGGAGTTGATCCTCAGCGAGCTGGTCACCAATGCCATCCGGCACGCAACCGGCCCCATCGGTGTGCGCTTGATCCGCGACCGCAGCCTCATCTGCGAGGTCTCCGACGGCAGCAGCGTCTCTCCGCACCTGCGCCGAGCCACCACCATGGACGAGGGCGGCCGGGGCCTCTTCCTGGTTGCCCAGTTCGCCGATCGCTGGGGTACTCGCTACACATCCGGCGGAAAGGTCATCTGGACGGAACAGCAGCTCTCCGCAAGGGACCAGCCCACCGAACAAGCCCCGCCCACCGCCCCACCGCCCGCCTGA
- a CDS encoding GlxA family transcriptional regulator: protein MNKHRVMVLAVDGVLPMDLGIPTQIFNARPNTPYELTVCGDTEEAVTTSAGFTLGLTAGLEALAEADTIIVPGFEDFRRPPHPRVRAALKLAGRAGIRIASICTGAFAVASAGLLDGRTVTTHWAMADDLEELYPRLRVDRNVLYIDNDTILTSAGFTAGIDLCLHMVRKDLGAAVANDIARDIVAAPHRDGGQAQYINRTLPTPQATTLADTREWALLHLEEDLTIPHLADHAGVSPRTLTRLWRQETGVSPHQWLLTARINRARELLETTDLQVEQIAIRCGLGSGANMRARFRDALCITPTAYRRTFQHQAA, encoded by the coding sequence ATGAACAAGCACCGGGTCATGGTCCTGGCGGTCGACGGCGTGCTGCCCATGGATCTGGGGATCCCCACGCAGATCTTCAACGCCCGTCCGAACACCCCCTACGAACTCACCGTGTGCGGCGACACCGAGGAGGCCGTGACCACGAGCGCCGGTTTCACCCTCGGGCTGACCGCGGGTCTCGAGGCGCTCGCCGAAGCGGACACGATCATCGTCCCGGGCTTCGAGGACTTCCGGCGCCCTCCGCACCCACGGGTGAGGGCCGCTCTCAAGCTCGCCGGCCGCGCCGGGATACGCATCGCTTCCATCTGCACCGGCGCCTTCGCCGTCGCCTCGGCCGGACTGCTCGACGGCCGCACCGTCACCACCCACTGGGCCATGGCGGATGACCTCGAAGAGCTCTACCCCCGGCTGCGCGTCGACCGCAACGTCCTCTACATCGACAACGACACCATCCTGACCTCCGCGGGATTTACGGCCGGCATCGACCTGTGTCTGCACATGGTCCGCAAAGACCTCGGCGCAGCCGTCGCGAACGACATCGCCAGGGACATCGTCGCCGCCCCACACCGCGACGGCGGACAGGCCCAATACATCAACAGGACCCTCCCCACCCCCCAGGCCACCACGCTCGCCGACACCCGTGAATGGGCCCTGCTCCACCTCGAAGAAGACCTCACCATCCCCCACCTCGCCGACCATGCCGGCGTCTCCCCACGCACCCTGACCCGCCTATGGCGCCAGGAAACCGGTGTCAGCCCCCACCAATGGCTCCTGACCGCCCGCATCAACCGCGCGCGAGAACTCCTGGAGACCACCGACCTCCAGGTGGAACAGATCGCCATCCGGTGCGGCCTCGGCAGCGGCGCCAACATGCGCGCCCGATTCCGTGACGCCCTCTGCATCACGCCCACGGCCTATCGCCGCACGTTCCAGCACCAGGCCGCCTGA
- a CDS encoding alpha/beta fold hydrolase — MTSQNVVGRFFDVRDGQVYAHVREGDGPALIFLHYWGGSRRTWIPVLQRLDPGQGFVAYDQRGWGDSTSVPGPYDLDQLADDAQRVIDALGYPRYVLVGHSMGGKVAQMLAARKPAGLSGVVLVAPAPPAPIGVTEQVQETVSHAYDNEEAVLQSIDLMLTRGGLTPELRRQVVEDSLRGGDEARLEWPRQGLVQDVSAGVSAIEVPVLVLAGSHDKVDPPTVLADHLLPLIPTATLTVLKDTGHLSPLEVPDQVAAHMGAFVAQL; from the coding sequence ATGACTTCGCAGAATGTGGTGGGCCGCTTCTTCGACGTGCGGGACGGCCAGGTGTACGCCCACGTACGCGAGGGTGACGGCCCGGCGCTGATCTTCCTGCACTACTGGGGAGGCTCACGGCGCACCTGGATCCCGGTGCTGCAGCGTCTGGATCCCGGGCAGGGCTTCGTGGCCTACGACCAGCGTGGATGGGGCGACTCCACGAGCGTGCCGGGACCTTACGACCTGGATCAGCTCGCGGACGACGCGCAGCGCGTCATCGACGCGCTCGGATACCCCCGCTACGTGCTCGTCGGGCACTCCATGGGCGGCAAGGTGGCCCAGATGCTGGCCGCACGCAAGCCCGCCGGTCTGAGCGGAGTCGTCCTCGTGGCGCCCGCGCCGCCCGCGCCGATCGGGGTGACCGAGCAGGTGCAGGAGACGGTTTCCCACGCCTACGACAACGAGGAGGCGGTTCTTCAGAGCATCGACCTGATGCTGACCCGCGGCGGGCTGACTCCCGAGCTGCGCCGGCAGGTGGTCGAGGACAGTCTGCGCGGTGGCGACGAGGCCCGTCTCGAGTGGCCGCGTCAGGGCCTGGTCCAGGACGTGTCGGCCGGCGTCTCAGCCATCGAGGTGCCGGTGCTGGTTCTCGCGGGCAGCCACGACAAGGTCGACCCGCCGACCGTGCTCGCCGACCACCTGCTGCCGCTGATCCCGACCGCCACACTGACCGTCCTGAAGGACACCGGCCACCTCTCGCCCCTTGAGGTGCCCGACCAAGTGGCCGCGCACATGGGCGCGTTCGTCGCCCAGCTGTAA
- a CDS encoding nuclear transport factor 2 family protein codes for MTTDAHLSVFEQLDLPDTSLTRDTFAFAAQATPAFIHDHCVRSYVFARAHAQNQGLRAGTDYDDELLFVSCVLHDLGLSEEGSNGDQRFEVDGADLAAAFLRERGVEEERIAVAWDAIALHTTDGIASRKGTEVALAQAGIATDILGIQRESLPAGLADEVHALLPRQDLAHGFSDMIITQAVAKPQKASPTTFIGDLLRRHLPYGAYPTWYDLIDAAGWGDKPVGVTARRRADTPQQVGALFMEYLEAGDIEGLVSLYEPNAHFVPTPGIHLVGTDAIRKAMQQMVDSGARLKLEPREIRQVDDVALVSNNAILTGVGPQPVISTTTEILRRQPDGGWVHVVDDPFFS; via the coding sequence ATGACCACCGACGCACACCTGTCCGTCTTCGAGCAGCTCGACCTCCCCGACACGAGCCTCACCCGGGACACATTCGCCTTTGCGGCACAGGCCACGCCTGCCTTCATTCACGATCACTGCGTCCGCAGCTACGTCTTCGCCCGCGCCCATGCCCAGAACCAGGGTCTGCGTGCCGGTACCGACTACGACGACGAACTGCTGTTCGTCAGCTGCGTCCTGCACGACCTGGGACTGAGCGAGGAGGGCAGCAACGGCGACCAGCGTTTCGAGGTCGACGGCGCCGACCTCGCAGCGGCATTCCTCCGCGAGCGTGGTGTCGAGGAAGAGCGTATCGCCGTCGCCTGGGACGCCATCGCTCTGCACACCACGGACGGCATCGCCTCGCGGAAGGGCACGGAGGTGGCGCTGGCCCAGGCGGGCATCGCCACCGACATCCTCGGAATCCAGCGTGAGAGCCTTCCGGCCGGCCTCGCCGACGAAGTACACGCCCTGCTGCCGCGTCAGGACCTGGCCCACGGGTTCAGCGACATGATCATCACCCAGGCCGTGGCCAAGCCCCAGAAGGCGTCCCCGACGACCTTCATCGGCGACCTGCTGCGTCGCCACCTGCCCTACGGCGCCTATCCCACCTGGTACGACCTGATCGACGCGGCCGGCTGGGGCGACAAGCCGGTCGGCGTCACCGCCCGGCGCCGCGCCGATACGCCCCAGCAGGTGGGTGCCTTGTTCATGGAGTACCTGGAGGCCGGTGACATCGAGGGTTTGGTGTCGCTCTACGAGCCGAACGCCCACTTCGTCCCCACTCCCGGAATCCACCTGGTGGGCACGGACGCCATCCGCAAGGCCATGCAACAGATGGTCGACAGCGGTGCCCGCCTCAAGCTCGAACCGCGCGAGATCCGACAGGTCGACGACGTCGCCCTGGTGTCGAACAACGCCATCCTCACCGGGGTCGGACCGCAGCCGGTGATCTCCACCACCACCGAGATCCTCCGACGCCAGCCGGACGGCGGCTGGGTTCACGTCGTGGACGACCCGTTCTTCAGCTGA